One Ignavibacterium sp. DNA segment encodes these proteins:
- a CDS encoding S8 family serine peptidase, which produces MKTRLLFFFALLFTLAIFPQEEGQTFLSLKDTGVEEFIKLHPEYDGRGTIIIVLDTGVDMGIDGLLKTSTGEVKVIDVQDFTGQGDMPIVEANLTSKDGKDFFENTDKSYSVFADKSKMLKSADDVYWMSVLNETHLLNSGSGAQDLNGNGVKDDKYFMVTYKTTEGYWVVYFDTNGNGDLSDEKPLRNYKENFDAFTIKNQKGLTPLTMALNIFPDEKIISLFFDDGSHGTHCAGIAAGYNIGDAGINGVAPGAKVIGIKLGNNNYPGGATVTESMKKAYLYADKISKEMKTPCIVSMSFGIGSEIEARSEIEKFLAELLSKNPYLYVSTSNGNEGPGISTSGLPSSSSFVFSSGAVLTDEIARDNYGNILPKDILLHFSSRGGEVSKPDIISPGAATSTVPNFSMGDRMWGTSMACPYTSGVMALLLSAAEKEFPGVKIPSQLLYKIIREGAVKWTDYTILDQGAGYINVMNAYDVLKKYLKNNEISKFETYTVSSFAPNQPDNKSRNLYIRDGSFLTGDEVFAFNIKRENTIKSDKFYRVFNLKSDAEWLRLVQKKVYIRNDQFANVNVKVDKSKIKEPGLYTAQITAYRDDASKTPEFNMIATVVIPFEFNSTNNFKMQWKDQVVQQGMIKRYFVSLPAGQNSMKITLSRDASSNKYSRCRYFLHNNNGIQVDISSVLYSVNRDEKIENYYYDLEPGVYEIDIDGFFLAAEPSTYNLAVEFLSIHTVDSKEVSSTDKRIEVVNYFNEVKTYNIDAEMFGYQRKYNLTVDGNGTYKMPFTLNKGEASKEFSFEMTKEDYGKVTDFAIQILDENGKALSKSGLSYRSGGNLSIEMPKNKETADYTLEIIPAFAHKELSANLSVEEITFLPEPQTVSVKHSGRALLTLYPNSIKYIDIDFSKPELTIPADAEGYGKIYFKSPTTEKAEYELPINFKF; this is translated from the coding sequence ATGAAAACCAGATTATTATTCTTCTTTGCGCTGTTATTTACTTTAGCAATTTTTCCTCAGGAAGAAGGACAGACATTTCTTTCACTTAAAGATACCGGAGTCGAAGAATTCATCAAACTCCATCCAGAATATGATGGCAGAGGTACTATAATTATAGTCCTTGATACAGGCGTTGATATGGGAATTGATGGATTATTAAAAACATCTACCGGAGAAGTAAAAGTAATTGACGTGCAGGATTTTACCGGTCAAGGCGATATGCCGATTGTTGAAGCTAATTTGACCAGCAAAGACGGGAAAGACTTTTTTGAGAATACAGACAAGAGTTATTCGGTGTTTGCTGATAAAAGTAAAATGTTAAAAAGTGCAGACGATGTTTACTGGATGTCTGTCCTGAATGAAACTCATCTTTTAAATTCAGGTTCTGGCGCACAGGATTTGAACGGAAACGGAGTTAAGGATGATAAATATTTTATGGTAACATATAAAACAACCGAAGGTTATTGGGTTGTTTACTTTGATACAAACGGCAATGGTGATTTATCTGATGAAAAACCTTTAAGAAACTATAAGGAAAATTTTGATGCATTCACAATAAAGAATCAAAAGGGGTTAACTCCTCTTACAATGGCTTTAAATATTTTTCCTGACGAAAAAATTATATCACTGTTTTTTGATGATGGTTCACACGGAACACATTGTGCAGGGATTGCCGCAGGATACAATATTGGCGATGCAGGTATAAACGGTGTAGCTCCTGGTGCCAAAGTTATTGGAATTAAGTTAGGAAATAACAATTATCCCGGAGGTGCAACAGTTACTGAATCTATGAAGAAGGCGTATCTTTATGCAGATAAGATTTCTAAAGAAATGAAAACTCCCTGCATTGTTAGTATGAGTTTTGGTATCGGAAGCGAGATTGAAGCACGATCCGAAATAGAAAAATTTCTTGCTGAACTGCTGAGTAAAAATCCTTACCTATATGTTTCCACCAGTAACGGCAATGAAGGTCCGGGAATATCAACCTCAGGTTTACCATCATCAAGCAGTTTTGTCTTTTCATCTGGTGCGGTTTTAACTGATGAAATTGCCCGCGATAATTATGGAAATATTTTACCAAAAGATATTCTTTTGCACTTTAGCTCCAGAGGAGGGGAAGTAAGCAAACCGGATATTATTTCTCCGGGAGCTGCAACTTCTACTGTGCCAAATTTTTCAATGGGCGATAGAATGTGGGGAACAAGCATGGCTTGTCCTTATACTTCAGGTGTTATGGCACTTTTATTAAGTGCTGCTGAAAAAGAATTTCCGGGAGTTAAGATTCCTTCACAGCTTCTATACAAAATAATCAGAGAAGGTGCTGTAAAATGGACTGATTATACTATCTTAGATCAGGGTGCCGGTTATATAAATGTTATGAATGCTTATGATGTGCTTAAAAAATATTTAAAAAATAATGAGATCTCAAAATTTGAAACTTACACGGTTTCATCTTTCGCACCTAATCAACCGGATAACAAATCAAGAAATCTATACATTCGTGATGGATCATTTTTAACAGGCGATGAGGTATTTGCATTTAATATCAAAAGAGAGAATACTATTAAATCTGATAAGTTTTACAGAGTATTTAATCTTAAATCAGATGCAGAGTGGCTGAGGCTTGTTCAGAAAAAAGTTTATATACGAAATGATCAGTTTGCAAATGTTAATGTTAAAGTTGATAAATCAAAAATTAAAGAACCGGGGCTTTATACTGCGCAAATAACAGCTTACAGAGATGATGCAAGCAAAACACCTGAGTTTAATATGATTGCAACTGTTGTTATTCCATTTGAGTTTAACTCAACAAATAATTTTAAAATGCAATGGAAAGATCAGGTTGTTCAGCAGGGTATGATAAAAAGATATTTTGTTAGTTTGCCTGCCGGACAAAACAGTATGAAAATTACACTTAGCAGAGATGCTTCCTCTAATAAATATTCCAGATGCAGATATTTTCTTCATAATAATAACGGAATACAGGTTGATATTTCCAGCGTTCTTTACTCAGTTAATAGAGATGAAAAAATAGAAAATTATTATTATGATCTTGAACCCGGCGTTTATGAAATTGATATTGATGGATTCTTTCTTGCTGCAGAACCATCAACTTATAATCTTGCAGTTGAGTTTTTATCAATACATACTGTTGATTCAAAAGAAGTGTCATCTACAGATAAACGCATTGAAGTTGTTAATTACTTTAACGAAGTAAAAACTTATAATATTGATGCTGAAATGTTCGGCTATCAGAGAAAATATAATCTTACTGTTGATGGAAATGGAACATACAAAATGCCTTTTACATTAAACAAAGGTGAAGCTTCAAAGGAATTTTCATTTGAAATGACAAAAGAAGATTATGGCAAAGTAACTGACTTTGCAATTCAGATACTTGATGAAAATGGTAAAGCATTGAGCAAAAGCGGACTTTCTTACAGAAGCGGCGGAAATCTAAGTATCGAAATGCCCAAGAATAAAGAAACTGCAGACTATACACTTGAAATAATCCCTGCATTTGCTCATAAAGAGTTATCTGCTAATCTTAGTGTTGAGGAAATCACTTTCCTTCCTGAACCTCAAACAGTAAGTGTAAAACATAGTGGAAGGGCTTTACTAACACTTTATCCAAACAGTATTAAATACATTGATATTGATTTCAGTAAACCAGAACTGACAATTCCTGCAGATGCTGAAGGTTATGGCAAAATTTATTTTAAATCGCCCACAACTGAAAAAGCAGAATATGAATTACCAATTAACTTTAAATTCTAA
- a CDS encoding oligopeptide transporter, OPT family yields the protein MSEDHGGQIKGLPENAYKELGPGETYKPLMPAESVPQEITPYSVIMGLLMAILFSAAAAYLGLKIGQVFEAAIPIAIIAVGVSTLLKKKGSLGQNVIIQSIGQNSGLIVAGAIFTIPALYILNLQAYFFQIFLASAFGGILGILFLIPFRKYFVAEMHGKFPFPEATATTEILVAGEKGGKQALVLVVSGLIGGIYDFIIATFGWWSEVFTTRVFGFGEMLADKFKLVFRLNVGAAVMGLGYIVGLKYAAIIAAGSFVSWYLLIPVISYIGGGLTETFGTGATKLISAMSAEEIFRQYVRHVGIGGIAMAGIIGIIRSSKIIRDAISLGFKEIFHKKDGANKTVRTQIDLSMKIIVVGLIITAGLLLLFFHLGVVNNLGWALTGLLIVLIISFLFTTVAANAIAIVGTNPVSGMTLMTLILSSIILTSVGLKGESGMVAALIIGGVVCTALSMAGGFITDLKIGYWLGSTPLKQEQWKFLGVLVSSLTVGFVIMILNETYGFVGEGSLVAPQANAMAAVIQPLMDQQPAPWTLYIVGAILALVLTMIKVPALAFALGMYIPLELNTPLLVGGLIAHYVSTRSKDEKINNARRERGTLIASGFIAGGALMGVISAILRWQGFNWVNPEWAESHSAELLGLVIFAVICVYMIWDSLRGKPDTE from the coding sequence ATGAGTGAAGACCACGGCGGACAAATAAAAGGACTTCCGGAGAATGCTTATAAAGAGCTTGGACCGGGTGAGACTTATAAACCTTTAATGCCTGCTGAATCAGTTCCGCAGGAAATTACCCCCTATTCTGTTATTATGGGATTGCTTATGGCAATTCTGTTTTCTGCGGCAGCTGCTTATCTGGGATTAAAAATCGGACAAGTCTTTGAAGCTGCAATACCAATTGCAATTATTGCTGTTGGTGTTTCAACTCTCTTAAAGAAAAAGGGCTCTCTTGGGCAAAATGTAATTATTCAATCCATCGGGCAGAACTCAGGGTTAATAGTTGCGGGAGCTATTTTTACAATACCTGCACTTTATATCTTAAATCTTCAGGCATATTTTTTTCAGATATTTCTTGCTTCTGCATTTGGCGGAATTTTAGGAATACTCTTCCTGATTCCATTCAGGAAATATTTTGTTGCAGAAATGCATGGAAAATTTCCCTTCCCTGAAGCAACTGCAACTACTGAAATTTTAGTGGCAGGTGAAAAAGGTGGTAAACAAGCTCTTGTACTTGTTGTAAGCGGATTAATTGGTGGAATTTATGATTTTATAATTGCAACTTTTGGATGGTGGAGCGAAGTATTTACTACAAGAGTTTTCGGATTTGGTGAAATGCTTGCGGATAAATTCAAACTTGTATTCAGATTGAATGTTGGTGCTGCTGTAATGGGTCTTGGTTATATCGTTGGATTAAAATACGCTGCAATTATCGCCGCCGGTTCTTTTGTTTCGTGGTATTTATTAATTCCTGTAATATCATACATCGGAGGCGGATTAACTGAAACTTTCGGAACAGGTGCTACAAAATTAATTTCTGCTATGAGTGCTGAAGAAATTTTCAGACAATATGTAAGACATGTTGGTATTGGCGGAATAGCAATGGCGGGTATTATCGGCATTATCCGCTCATCTAAAATTATCCGTGATGCAATTTCTCTCGGCTTCAAAGAAATTTTTCATAAAAAAGATGGTGCAAATAAAACAGTAAGAACTCAGATAGATCTTTCGATGAAGATAATTGTAGTAGGCTTGATTATTACCGCAGGCTTACTTTTACTTTTCTTCCATCTTGGTGTAGTTAATAATTTGGGATGGGCATTAACTGGATTATTAATTGTCCTTATCATTTCCTTCCTGTTTACAACTGTGGCTGCAAATGCTATAGCAATTGTCGGAACGAACCCGGTTAGTGGTATGACATTGATGACACTGATTCTTTCTTCAATTATTCTTACTTCAGTCGGATTAAAAGGTGAATCAGGAATGGTTGCTGCTCTGATAATCGGCGGTGTAGTTTGCACAGCACTCTCAATGGCAGGCGGATTTATTACCGATCTTAAAATTGGCTACTGGCTTGGTTCAACTCCATTAAAACAGGAGCAATGGAAATTTCTTGGTGTCCTGGTTTCATCATTAACAGTTGGATTTGTTATTATGATCCTTAATGAAACTTATGGATTCGTTGGTGAAGGCTCACTTGTTGCACCGCAGGCAAATGCAATGGCAGCTGTAATACAACCGCTTATGGATCAGCAGCCCGCACCCTGGACGCTTTACATTGTAGGTGCAATTTTAGCATTAGTGCTTACAATGATAAAAGTGCCTGCACTTGCTTTTGCACTTGGTATGTACATCCCGCTTGAACTTAACACTCCGCTTTTAGTTGGCGGGTTAATTGCACATTATGTTTCAACACGCAGTAAAGATGAAAAGATAAATAATGCAAGAAGAGAACGCGGAACATTAATAGCATCCGGATTTATCGCCGGTGGTGCATTGATGGGCGTGATAAGCGCTATTTTAAGATGGCAGGGATTCAACTGGGTAAATCCTGAATGGGCAGAATCACACTCAGCTGAACTGCTTGGTTTGGTTATTTTTGCAGTTATCTGCGTTTATATGATCTGGGATTCTTTAAGAGGTAAACCGGATACTGAATAA
- a CDS encoding methyltransferase domain-containing protein, with amino-acid sequence MKQENQQILLPGGFKQFRILKSKYDISAKDVLIIGSNSEKIAEKMIENEAKSVKIIVNDYDSLMNSRLNLDKDSNVVVKMMDFVNTDFRNEEFDLVYAQASISLTNRNKIVKEIKRILKPDGTLCVSEITAFAQEYPTFVKNIFDASDILPLINDECTKYYKERKFSVLYDEDLSSSLTSFYENAATALNESSNHLTDKEKSYFKKILNKISHESNAYLKLGADKYIGFKMMILKKT; translated from the coding sequence ATGAAACAAGAAAATCAACAAATACTCTTACCCGGCGGATTCAAGCAATTCAGGATTTTAAAATCTAAGTATGATATTTCAGCAAAAGATGTTTTAATTATCGGGTCTAACAGCGAAAAGATTGCAGAAAAAATGATTGAGAACGAAGCGAAATCTGTGAAGATAATTGTAAATGATTATGATTCGCTTATGAACTCAAGATTAAATCTTGACAAAGATTCTAATGTTGTTGTTAAGATGATGGATTTTGTTAATACAGATTTCAGGAATGAAGAGTTTGATCTTGTTTATGCACAAGCCTCAATATCACTTACCAACAGAAATAAAATTGTTAAAGAAATAAAAAGGATTCTTAAACCTGACGGAACTCTTTGTGTAAGTGAGATTACAGCTTTTGCACAAGAATATCCCACATTTGTTAAAAACATTTTTGATGCTTCAGATATTTTACCGTTAATAAATGATGAATGTACCAAGTACTACAAGGAAAGAAAGTTTTCTGTTTTGTACGATGAAGATCTTTCATCATCATTAACAAGTTTTTATGAAAATGCTGCTACAGCTCTTAATGAAAGTTCCAATCATTTAACAGATAAAGAAAAGAGTTATTTCAAAAAAATATTAAATAAGATCAGTCACGAATCAAATGCATACCTAAAGCTTGGAGCTGATAAGTATATCGGATTTAAGATGATGATATTGAAGAAAACCTAG
- the rsmI gene encoding 16S rRNA (cytidine(1402)-2'-O)-methyltransferase produces MKSKLYIVSTPIGNYEDITLRALRILKECDFVICEEFKEARRLLAHYKIQKELFSLNEHNENEAANDLILKLLEGKSAALISDCGTPLYSDPGHLLVALALQNRIDVVPVPGASSLLTALVGSGFDFEKFYYYGWLSPKKDIRRKQLLDLRKRKETIVLLDTPYRLKSLMEDIVKLIGANVPCVLAFELTKEKEKFYRGNTGKILNVIEREKLKGEFVLIIKNQ; encoded by the coding sequence ATGAAATCAAAACTTTACATCGTATCAACTCCAATTGGTAATTATGAAGATATAACTTTGCGTGCTTTGCGGATTCTGAAAGAATGTGATTTTGTTATTTGTGAGGAGTTTAAAGAAGCACGAAGATTATTAGCTCATTATAAAATTCAGAAAGAGCTGTTTTCACTTAATGAGCATAATGAAAATGAAGCTGCTAATGATTTAATTTTGAAATTACTAGAGGGAAAATCAGCAGCATTGATTTCTGATTGCGGCACTCCACTATATTCTGATCCTGGACATTTACTCGTTGCCCTCGCATTACAAAACAGGATTGATGTTGTTCCAGTTCCGGGTGCGAGTTCTTTATTAACAGCCTTAGTTGGCAGCGGATTTGATTTTGAAAAATTCTACTACTACGGCTGGCTTTCTCCAAAAAAAGATATAAGGAGAAAGCAGTTGTTGGATCTGAGAAAAAGAAAAGAAACAATTGTTCTGCTTGATACTCCGTACAGATTAAAATCTTTAATGGAAGATATTGTAAAACTTATTGGTGCAAATGTTCCTTGTGTGCTTGCATTTGAGTTGACTAAAGAAAAAGAAAAATTTTATCGTGGCAATACAGGTAAAATCTTGAATGTTATTGAAAGAGAAAAATTAAAGGGTGAGTTTGTATTAATAATTAAAAACCAATAG
- a CDS encoding S9 family peptidase: MLKSKFLISLLILLSVSTFTQTKRAITVDDLWAMKRIGNYNISPDGKTIAYTLTSYSFESNKGNTDIYLVDADGKNLRALKNSDKNEGEPKFSPDGKTIAFTRGGQIWQCNLDGSNEKQLTNIYTGASDFEWSSDGKKMLFVSSVYPECTTQDCNEQKDKAYEESKVKAEIFTELMYRHWNDWRGHKRSHLFLLDVATGEFKDLTESNKEDVPPPALGSSNDFNFSPDGNEVAYSLNPEFTKATSTNIEIYLASLTPPSAPKIISTSKGVDCQPVYSPDGKWIAWTSMKRAGFEADKLDLVLFNRKTGEIKNLTGDFQNSVSEFVWSPDSKTIYFISPYQIYNSIYKIDVNSNKTEMLHKENFNTSIQLSKDGKTIYFLKQKTDLPTEIFSISTDGKNTLKRITFTNEEVLSRLEMNPVETFWCEGANGDKVQSILVKPPFFDPNKKYPMMFLIHGGPQGAWEDNFHYRWNLQMFAGAGYVVVAPNPRGSTGYGQKFTDEISKDWGGKVYTDLMNSYDYAINNFSFIDPKNTFASGASYGGYMINWIEGHTDRFSALFCHNGTFNLESMWGTTEELWFPEWELGGTPWENREAYEKWSPHRYAENFKTPMLIVHSAYDFRLSEEQAFQLFTTLQRLGVESKFLYFPDETHFVSKPQNAKLWWNTVFDWFKSHQKQE, encoded by the coding sequence ATGTTAAAATCTAAGTTTTTAATCTCACTCTTAATCTTACTGTCAGTATCAACTTTTACTCAAACAAAAAGAGCAATTACCGTTGATGATCTTTGGGCAATGAAACGAATTGGCAATTATAATATTTCACCTGATGGAAAAACAATCGCATACACTTTAACCTCTTACTCTTTTGAATCAAACAAAGGTAATACAGATATTTATTTAGTTGATGCTGATGGAAAAAATTTACGGGCTTTGAAAAATTCTGATAAAAATGAAGGTGAACCAAAATTTTCTCCCGACGGAAAAACAATTGCATTTACACGCGGCGGACAAATCTGGCAATGTAATCTTGATGGATCTAATGAAAAACAATTAACAAACATTTACACGGGTGCTTCTGATTTTGAATGGTCATCAGATGGAAAGAAAATGTTATTTGTTTCTTCAGTTTATCCCGAATGTACAACTCAGGATTGCAATGAACAAAAAGATAAAGCTTATGAAGAAAGTAAAGTTAAAGCAGAAATTTTTACGGAGTTAATGTATCGTCACTGGAATGATTGGCGCGGACATAAACGCAGCCATTTGTTTTTACTTGATGTTGCAACCGGCGAATTTAAAGACTTAACTGAAAGCAATAAAGAAGATGTTCCTCCCCCAGCATTAGGCTCATCAAACGATTTTAATTTTTCGCCTGATGGAAATGAAGTTGCTTATTCGTTAAATCCTGAATTTACTAAGGCAACAAGTACAAACATCGAAATTTATCTTGCAAGTTTAACTCCACCATCTGCGCCAAAAATAATTTCAACAAGTAAGGGTGTAGATTGCCAGCCAGTGTATTCACCAGATGGCAAGTGGATTGCCTGGACATCAATGAAGCGTGCGGGATTTGAAGCTGATAAACTCGATTTGGTTTTGTTTAACCGTAAAACAGGTGAGATAAAAAATCTTACTGGAGATTTTCAAAATTCAGTTTCAGAATTCGTTTGGTCACCAGATTCGAAAACAATTTATTTTATTTCTCCATATCAGATTTATAATTCAATTTATAAAATTGATGTCAACTCCAATAAAACCGAAATGCTGCACAAGGAAAATTTTAACACAAGCATTCAGCTTTCTAAAGATGGAAAAACAATTTATTTTTTAAAACAAAAAACCGATTTGCCAACTGAGATTTTTTCAATTAGCACTGATGGAAAAAATACATTGAAGCGAATTACATTTACTAATGAAGAAGTTTTATCAAGACTTGAAATGAATCCTGTAGAAACATTTTGGTGTGAAGGAGCAAATGGAGATAAAGTTCAATCAATTTTAGTTAAACCGCCTTTCTTTGATCCAAATAAAAAATATCCAATGATGTTTTTAATCCATGGTGGACCACAAGGAGCATGGGAAGATAATTTCCATTATCGCTGGAATCTGCAAATGTTTGCTGGTGCTGGTTATGTTGTTGTTGCACCTAATCCGCGCGGCTCAACTGGTTACGGACAAAAATTTACAGATGAAATTTCTAAGGATTGGGGCGGTAAAGTTTATACGGATTTAATGAACAGCTATGATTACGCAATTAATAATTTTTCTTTTATCGATCCCAAAAATACTTTTGCTTCCGGTGCTTCATACGGCGGATATATGATAAACTGGATTGAAGGACATACTGATAGATTCAGTGCTTTGTTCTGTCATAATGGAACTTTTAATCTTGAAAGTATGTGGGGAACAACAGAAGAACTTTGGTTTCCTGAATGGGAACTTGGCGGCACCCCATGGGAAAACCGTGAAGCTTATGAAAAATGGTCACCGCATCGTTATGCAGAAAATTTTAAAACACCAATGCTGATTGTACACAGCGCTTATGATTTCCGGTTATCGGAGGAACAGGCTTTTCAGTTATTTACAACTTTACAAAGATTGGGAGTTGAAAGTAAATTTTTATATTTCCCGGATGAAACACATTTTGTAAGCAAACCTCAAAATGCAAAGTTGTGGTGGAATACAGTGTTTGATTGGTTTAAATCGCATCAAAAACAGGAGTAG
- a CDS encoding YkvA family protein, which produces MKERDYEIVAPDDEIFENLGDLGAFRTGGKTEREVEEDYKDRTAYVEENLWSKVQRVGKKISFAKDIMALYSYMRDPFVSWHRKAIVVMGLIYFISPIDTIPDIAPLVGYLDDLGVIAALIKFLGSELVPYYDAKYRS; this is translated from the coding sequence ATGAAAGAAAGAGATTATGAAATAGTTGCGCCCGATGATGAGATCTTCGAAAACCTTGGTGATCTTGGGGCATTCAGAACCGGTGGTAAAACCGAACGTGAAGTTGAAGAGGATTATAAAGACAGAACGGCTTATGTTGAAGAAAACTTATGGAGTAAAGTACAACGTGTCGGTAAAAAAATATCTTTTGCAAAAGATATAATGGCTCTCTATAGTTATATGAGAGACCCATTTGTAAGCTGGCATCGTAAAGCTATTGTTGTTATGGGATTGATTTATTTTATATCGCCAATCGATACAATTCCTGATATTGCCCCCTTAGTTGGTTATCTTGATGACCTTGGTGTTATTGCTGCGCTAATAAAATTTTTGGGCAGCGAGCTTGTTCCATATTATGATGCTAAATACAGGAGTTAA
- the rlmD gene encoding 23S rRNA (uracil(1939)-C(5))-methyltransferase RlmD — translation MNIKKGEIVELQIEKYAFEGKGIAKVSKNDLLGLSEENGNEKNYVVFVQGSYPGDKVKARLLKIKNSYAEALTIEVIEASKERINARCKYFGTCGGCKQQDLNYETQTFYKQEQVKEIFNKLGGFSNFEIESIIPSKNVFHYRNKMEFSFSDKRWLTRTEIADEKTLDKDFALGLHIPRIFDKVLDIDECFLQSENGNKILNFTRDFFKNINSSIYSTKTHTGFLRNLVIKQSFHTNDLMVNLVTSEENHKLLDEYSNEIRREIPEITTIINNVNKKFAAVAVGDYEKVIYGSGFICDAIGKYKFRISANSFFQTNTLQAEKLYQTAMEYAELTGNEIIYDLYSGAGTIAIYVSDKAKQVYTFESVESAIADAHVNAELNKTQNVKFFSADLFKSFLPIVNKNKLAKPDVIIIDPPRSGMHPTTVNDVIALSPEKIVYVSCNPATQVRDIKLMVEAGYKLIKIRPVDMFPHTYHIENIALLRK, via the coding sequence ATGAACATAAAAAAAGGCGAAATAGTAGAACTTCAAATTGAAAAGTATGCGTTTGAAGGAAAAGGAATTGCAAAAGTTTCTAAAAATGATTTGCTTGGTTTGAGCGAAGAAAACGGTAATGAAAAAAATTATGTTGTTTTTGTGCAGGGTTCATATCCCGGTGATAAAGTAAAAGCAAGATTATTAAAAATAAAAAATTCATATGCCGAGGCATTAACAATTGAAGTTATTGAAGCATCAAAAGAAAGGATTAATGCAAGATGCAAATACTTTGGAACTTGCGGCGGATGCAAACAACAAGATCTTAACTATGAAACCCAAACATTTTACAAGCAAGAGCAAGTAAAAGAAATTTTTAATAAACTTGGCGGGTTTTCCAACTTTGAAATTGAGTCAATCATTCCATCAAAAAATGTTTTTCATTACAGAAACAAAATGGAGTTTTCATTCAGTGATAAACGCTGGTTAACTCGAACTGAAATTGCAGATGAAAAAACTCTTGATAAAGATTTTGCTCTTGGTTTACATATTCCAAGAATTTTTGATAAAGTACTAGATATAGATGAATGCTTTCTTCAATCAGAAAACGGAAACAAAATTTTAAATTTTACCCGTGATTTTTTTAAGAACATAAACTCTTCAATCTATTCCACAAAAACTCATACTGGCTTTTTGCGCAATCTCGTTATTAAGCAGTCATTCCATACAAATGACTTGATGGTTAATCTTGTTACATCTGAAGAGAACCATAAATTGTTAGATGAATATTCTAATGAAATACGAAGAGAGATACCTGAAATTACAACTATCATCAACAATGTAAATAAAAAATTTGCTGCTGTTGCTGTTGGTGATTATGAAAAAGTGATTTATGGTTCGGGTTTTATCTGCGATGCAATCGGAAAATATAAATTCAGAATAAGTGCAAATTCATTTTTCCAGACAAATACTTTGCAGGCAGAAAAATTATATCAAACTGCTATGGAGTACGCAGAGTTAACCGGGAATGAAATTATATATGACCTTTATTCGGGCGCAGGAACAATTGCTATTTATGTTTCTGATAAAGCGAAACAAGTTTATACATTTGAATCTGTAGAATCGGCAATTGCAGATGCACACGTTAATGCTGAGTTAAACAAAACACAAAATGTAAAATTCTTTTCAGCAGATCTTTTTAAATCTTTTCTTCCGATTGTTAATAAAAATAAATTAGCTAAGCCCGATGTAATAATCATCGATCCGCCGCGGAGTGGAATGCATCCCACAACAGTCAATGATGTTATTGCTTTATCTCCTGAAAAAATTGTTTATGTAAGCTGCAACCCTGCAACACAGGTCCGGGATATTAAGTTAATGGTTGAGGCTGGCTATAAACTCATTAAGATAAGACCGGTTGATATGTTTCCACATACCTATCATATTGAAAATATAGCACTATTAAGGAAATAG